Proteins encoded in a region of the Bombyx mori chromosome 23, ASM3026992v2 genome:
- the Sp1 gene encoding sex-specific storage-protein 1 precursor (The RefSeq protein has 2 substitutions compared to this genomic sequence): MRVLVLLACLAAASATAISGGYGTMVFTKEPMVNLDMKMKELCIMKLLDHILQPTMFEDIKEIAKEYNIEKSCDKYMNVDVVKQFMEMYKMGMLPRGETFVHTNELQMEEAVKVFRVLYYAKDFDVFMRTACWMRERINGGMFVYAFTAACFHRTDCKGLYLPAPYEIYPYFFVDSHVISKAFMMKMTKAAKDPVLWKYYGITVTDDNLVVIDWRKGVRRSLSQNDVMSYFMEDVDLNTYMYYLHMNYPFWMTDDAYGINKERRGEIMMYANQQLLARMRLERLSHKMCDVKPMMWNEPLETGYWPKIRLPSGDEMPVRQNNMVVATKDNLKMKQMMDDVEMMIREGILTGKIERRDGTVISLKKSEDIENLARLVLGGLEIVGDDAKVIHLTNLMKKMLSYGQYNMDKYTYVPTSLDMYTTCLRDPVFWMIMKRVCNIFTVFKNMLPKYTREQFSFPGVKVEKITTDELVTFVDEYDMDISNAMYLDATEMQNKTSDMTFMARMRRLNHHPFQVSIDVMSDKTVDAVVRIFLGPKYDCMGRLMSVNDKRLDMFELDSFMYKLVNGKNTIVRSSMDMQGFIPEYLSTRRVMESEMMPSGDGQTMVKDWWCKSRNGFPQRLMLPLGTIGGLEMQMYVIVSPVRTGMLLPTLDMTMMKDRCACRWSSCISTMPLGYPFDRPIDMASFFTSNMKFADVMIYRKDLGMSNTSKTVDTSEMVMMKDDLTYLDSDMLVKRTYKDVMMMSSMMN; this comes from the exons ATGAGGGTTCTAGTACTACTGGCCTGCTTGGCCGCGGCGTCAGCCTCAGCGATTAGTGGTGGCTACGGGACGATGGTCTTCACCAAGGAACCAATGG TAAACCTTGACATGAAGATGAAGGAGCTTTGCATCATGAAGCTGCTTGACCATATCCTCCAGCCGACCATGTTTGAGGACATCAAGGAGATCGCCAAGGAGTATAACATCGAGAAAAGTTGCGACAAGTACATG AATGTCGATGTCGTTAAGCAGTTCATGGAGATGTATAAGATGGGCATGCTCCCGCGTGGAGAGACCTTCGTCCACACCAACGAGCTCCAAATGGAAGAAGCCGTCAAAGTCTTCCGAGTCCTCTACTACGCTAAGGACTTCGATGTTTTCATGAGGACTGCGTGCTGGATGAGAGAAAGGATCAACGGAGGCATGTTCGTCTACGCTTTTACTGCCGCGTGCTTCCACAGAACCGACTGCAAGGGTCTCTACCTGCCCGCTCCTTACGAGATCTATCCCTACTTCTTCGTTGACAGCCATGTCATCAGTAAAGCCTTTATGATGAAGATGACTAAAGCCGCCAAGGACCCGGTCCTCTGGAAATACTACGGCATCACGGTTACTGACGACAATTTGGTAGTGATTGACTGGCGTAAGGGAGTCCGCCGCTCTTTATCCCAAAACGATGTTATGTCCTATTTCATGGAGGACGTCGACCTTAACACCTACATGTACTACCTCCACATGAACTATCCGTTCTGGATGACCGACGACGCATACGGCATAAACAAGGAGCGTCGTGGCGAGATCATGATGTACGCCAACCAGCAACTCCTAGCTAGAATGAGACTGGAACGTCTGAGCCACaagatgtgtgacgttaagccTATGATGTGGAACGAGCCCCTAGAGACCGGTTACTGGCCTAAAATCCGTCTTCCCAGCGGTGATGAAATGCCCGTCCGCCAGAACAACATGGTCGTTGCCACGAAAGATAACCTCAAGATGAAGCAGATGATGGATGATGTTGAAATGATGATCCGAGAGGGTATCCTTACTGGAAAGATCGAGCGT CGTGACGGCACTGTTATAAGCCTGAAGAAGTCTGAGGACATTGAAAACCTCGCCCGTCTGGTCCTCGGTGGCCTAGAAATTGTTGGCGACGATGCTAAAGTTATCCACTTGACCAACTTGATGAAGAAAATGCTGAGCTATGGCCAATACAACATGGACAA GTACACCTACGTGCCGACTTCCTTGGACATGTACACTACCTGTCTCCGCGATCCTGTCTTCTGGATGATCATGAAACGAGTTTGCAACATCTTCACCGTTTTCAAGAACATGCTCCCGAAATATACTCGCGAACAGTTCAGCTTCCCCGGAGTCAAAGTGGAGAAAATTACCACCGATGAGCTGGTCACATTCGTTGATGAGTACGACATGGACATTAGCAACGCTATGTACCTGGACGCAACTGAGATGCAGAACAAGACATCCGATATGACCTTTATGGCCCGCATGCGCCGCCTCAATCACCATCCGTTCCAGGTGTCGATTGATGTCATGTCCGACAAAACTGTCGATGCTGTGGTCCGCATCTTCCTGGGTCCCAAGTACGACTGCATGGGCAGGCTCATGAGCGTCAACGACAAACGCCTCGACATGTTCGAGCTGGACAGCTTTATGTACAAACTGGTCAACGGAAAGAACACCATCGTCCGTAGCTCCATGGATATGCAAGGATTTATCCCAGAGTACCTTTCGACTCGTCGTGTAATGGAAAGCGAAATGATGCCTTCCGGAGATGGCCAGACAATGGTCAAGGACTGGTGGTGCAAGTCTCGCAACGGATTCCCTCAGAGACTTATGCTGCCCCTCGGTACGATTGGAGGTTTGGAGATGCAGATGTACGTCATCGTGTCGCCGGTCCGCACCGGTATGCTCTTGCCCACATTGGACATGACCATGATGAAGGACCGTTGTGCTTGTCGCTGGAGCTCATGTATCTCCACCATGCCTCTCGGATATCCATTTGACAGACCGATTGACATGGCGAGCTTCTTCACTAACAACATGAAGTTCGCTGACGTAATGATCTACAGAAAAGACCTCGGCATGTCGAACACCAGCAAGACCGTGGACACCTCGGAGATGGTCATGATGAAGGACGATCTCACCTACCTGGACTCGGACATGCTGGTCAAGAGGACTTACAAAGACGTCATGATGATGAGCAGCATGATGAACTGA